Below is a genomic region from Silurus meridionalis isolate SWU-2019-XX chromosome 1, ASM1480568v1, whole genome shotgun sequence.
ctgttaaaaaaatttataataatcctaaattgctGATGCAAAGAACCAGTTAGTTTATCATCTAAAATATTGCTTGTTGTGTTCATACGTACCCAAAAAACGTTAATGTTACTTTGTTAGGCTTGGTGCAGTCAATTAATTCACCTCTGACCCCAGACATGACATAGCTGGTTCTCAGACATATGGGGCCCCCAGTAATAGTACCCCCCTCACACCAGTGGCCTCTGTGAACCATCCTGAGGGATTTCTAATTAAATCTAAACAGATATATGGCATCTCTGCTGCAGCCCTGCTAGTGAGCTCTGTCCTGCTGAACACAAAACCAGcaccaaaacaaataaaaactcacCCTGCAGTTTGAACAAGGATGAATGATTAAGAGCttaatggtaaaaaaataactaaatactAAGGATTGACGAGCATGATGCATGCAGTAAAGGACAGGGAGGTTTGACGGTGCACATTAGCTAATCGCTATAGGGTGGGTGGGGGTACGCTCTTCTGTCCTGATGCTTGTAACGAACTACACAGAACGGTTGCTGCCTGCTGCTCATTAATGGTCCCCTCCAGGCAAGCAGGATGGGAAGGGCAGAAGTTTAAGCCTGAATCACCATCTGCAGGACGCCCGGGCAGATATGGGGATCCCAGGCTCTGTTGCCATGCCAAAGTGACCCTGATGCTGTGACGTTCGGCATATAAAGGACACGAATATGAAGATCTGCTGCAAGCATTCGGGTCTCTTTTACTCCAAGTCTAATTGTCTATAGTCAATGTGAAATGGTAGGTTTGTACGTGCAGGCAGTGCAGTGGAGCAGGTGGTGCTAAAATTATCGTGCAAATATGAACCCTTTCTCTCTGGGCTCACTGAAAGATGAAGGGCAAAAAAATTTACCACGTTGGACCACGTGGTACACTCTGGGACACGGGCAGTACTGATCTACTGGTCTCTATAATTACGAACAAGCTCCAGCTAACCCAGTGAGCAGATTTATATTGCTTTGGGGACTTTGAACTCTGATCACAGGGACCCTGAATATGAAGCAAAGTCACTAAGGGCTGAACGATAGCTGTGCCAGATTTGCTGCAGCAGAATGCTAAGATGCTTTGCCCTTTACAAAAGCCAGGGTGGTAGTGACATGCTCACACAGATGTGCTCTGTGAGTGAGGTGTATGTAAAAAAACGACTCGTTGTGGTGAGGGTTGCCTCAGCAACACTTTGAACAAAGATGACCACAAAGAGGGAGCAATTCAGAAAAGGAACAATGCGTGCACTGCGCAATTGTCCGATCTCTCTGGgactgggacacacacacaccactaacatCAGCGTCCCAAGACAGTGGCATGGTATGCGGTTGCGTAACCACTACATGCAGCCTCTCTGATACCACAGTGCAACAATCAGACGGTTACATAATCATACTTCTCCTGTCCTATTTGCTTTCCCTCTTATTTCTAATTCAGCCTCGATTTCCAGTCACGGCTTTCCCCTTTCCCTTCTGTGTTTGGAACTCTCGATTTCTTTCATCCTCCTAAAAACTAGCATACACTGAATTTTTCCACAGTCATTCCTTATCTACTTCTTGCTCTCGCTCACAGTCGTGCATTCTGCGTGCACTTGCATGATTCTCGCTCCATCCAGCTTCCGTTCCAAATCTATCCATTAGGCATCCTACGGTTCTCATACGTGAAAGATTAAGAGGCGTGTCCTGTATCAGTTTTCAGTCTGGATCTACCATCTGTCAAGAGGCTGTACAAAAAAGTACTGTCCAGTATTGATCTAAACTGAAATCTAAAGCAGAAtgtaaaagggggaaaaaagctacaatgtaagacaaaaaaaagtaaaagtcaaCCACACAAAACGGCTCTTTTCCACAGAAGACCTTTGTTACTTTCACTTGAATACCTGACCAAGCAAACTGGATTTAAAATGACACACGTTCTGACTTAACCCTTTTAAGGAAAATGTCAGAAGCTAATCTAGCACAGGTCTGTTTGTATGAGGATTGTCAGACGGATCCTTCTACATGCCTTAGCAggtttcattcatccattcctcAACTCCTTACCCAGTCAAACTAAATCTAAAAGGTCTGACAATGTACACCTCCCCAATAAGCACTGGTTGATACACATTATAAATtgtgatatttatacatattaacaattataattatatatatatatatatatatatatatatatatatatatatatatatataacattaaaaagtgtgttgatgccatgaacaAAACTGATTAAAGTCACTACACAAACCCTTTTCACACAACCCCTCCATGTCATCGTTCATAAATGTCATCTTCGCAAAGAATCAGTGTAAATGTCAAGGAACAGTGCCGTACTCATCAGCGCAGTCCATTACCGAGTACATATTTGAAACACTTCTGGGACAAACACCGAGCAATGAATCGGAAAAGTACActggatggggagaaaaaaggTTTCTGCGGTTACTAATGATACATCCCCTTTAATCCGGATAAACTTGAAAATGCccaattttttatgttttttttttttttttttttttttttttaaacatgcaccCACgtggataaataataaatgcaggtTGGCAGTTGCATGCAGAAGTATGAACTGGAAAACAGACATTCAAAACTGATAACGTGTTATGTTTTTGTTCCACGCTTTGCATAAAAAGATTTGCCCCTAGTGGGGTAAATGTATTATTGGATATATATTTGGGAATTGCATGCATGTAAGATTATCCTCTAATCTTTCCACCTATTAAATAAccacaaacattatttaaaaaataaataaataaataaataaagagcatATACTGCACATATCCCagttaaatgtacagtatgttccaTTTGATCCTACagtaatgtgttttttcataAACGTAAATGCTGCTTTTGCCTAAAGTTAACGTCTTTAAAAATGTAGAAGTTTCAAAGGAGTTTTTAGGTGTGGGAGCATATGTACGGCCTACACGCAGGTTCTGGTCATGTCATCCAAAATGCCAAAGTATTAAGCTttcaacaaataaacagaaatataaacaagCAATTAAGCAAACAGATAAAGTAACTCGGTATATGAAAGCTTCTCTTTTTGATTCCTTGACGTGCTTTAGCCAGACTGCTTTTTATAGAAGCAAGCGTCAACTCTGTTCCAGTCAACAATGTTGAGCTTTAAACAGTTGATAAGGAGTCTGTGTAATCCAGAAACACGCTCTAATTTACAATGACCATTTCAAGTATTATAATGATTTTTGCATTATATAGAAATAGAACTATATAAGTGAATTTTCCTGTTTTAAGCTTaatccccaaacacaccactgcAACAAAACTACATGAGTGATTAATTCTCACTCAATCCATGACCAATGATCTGCTGTTGAGCCCATTAAACACTTTTTACCATTTTTCTACCAAGGACTGTACGGAGTAGGCAAGTGTGGTGAAATATTTTTGGAAGAGTCACGCATAATTTGCTATCTCTGTAAAATATTGAAAGATCCCATGCAAACTGGACAATAATCAGCCATCTTCTGTCAACATTAATTAACAAACATTTGATGTTTGCCCAGAAATCGTATACCATTCGAAGACCACTCTGTGACTGAAGACAATCTGATGATGCATTGCTCATGCACTTCATAAGCATGGCTTTCTGCCCACACAGGTGGCTAGTAAGAGATAGAATTACACCAGTTATGCAGTAaagtacaaacaaataaaagtgtgtttaaaaaaaaaaggtgtgaaaCTGAAGTGTACACAGCACTCATAATATGTCCTAAACAGTTCCGGGACACCAGATGTGTCCTTCAGGCTAGCATGAtgcctgagatgcagaaggaaacCAGACAACCTGAGTAAGACTGATATGGAATGGGAATTCAGATCAGGTCAATGAGAAATCAATATAAATGCTATTAAGAGTCTCAACTCCAGCCAGCCTTACCTTCGATGGCAATGACATGCTCCCTGATCTGGTTCTGCAGCAGAGGCTCGTCCACCCTCTCCAACAGCTCGTAGATGGAGTAGATGTTCGGATGGACGGACTCAAATCGCTGGATCTCGGCTCTGATGGCCGCCGAGTTGGCGAGATGCTGCTGGTAGTTCATGCTGCCAATGAAACGCCGATTCAACACGACAAAACGGCTCTCTTTAGAGAATTCAGCCTGCGACTTACACCATCATCACCAGCAGCACCGTGAACCGACCACCAATACTGTCTTCggctttatatgtttatatatatatatatatatatatatatatatatatatatatatattacatttactcaaacacgCGGTGATTTAAATCACTTAATGTCCTTCTGCATAGGCTTCCTGACAAGTTCAACACCACCCAAAATCCAAAGCGACTAGCTGGCAGTAGATCCGAAATGCGGCGTTGTGATGAGAATATTTCCAAACTGCAGATCCCAGTGCAGAAGCTCGAAAGCCGGACAGAGGCTGAGAGTTCTCCCGGGGTGAAATCCTGACTGGAGACGGTCAGCTCGGCACAGCTTCCCCATATCCTCCCTCCGCCTCGGGAGTAGAGAAAGAccgaaaggtgtgtgtgtatatatatctatgTATATCTATCACTCAAACAAAACTCAACCTGCATGAAATCACTGTGTGTTCGGTATGAAGGCTATGTAGCTAGCCAGGTTGAAGAAAGACAAGTACAAGGCCCCTAAAAAGCGGTTCGTTCTTGCAGAATAAAGTGGACAGGACCAGGCCCGGACCCTGTCATCGTTTTTAGACCGCTGTCTGCTTCATTTAAACGCCAAAAAGCAAACAGTCAGCCGAAGAAACGCTACCGGGAAGCTTGTGGAGCGGAGCGGAGTGTTGTGCGGAATGGAGTGGAGTGCTGTGTGAAGTGCTCCGCTAGCGCGCTAGCCCGCTGGAGTGGATCGGCTGTGCGCGCTCCCGCTCTTCTCCCGCTCTTGgtttcactttttaaaaaaaaactataaattaaataaaaacagcggCTAAACTATTTTTCTCCACGAACACGCCGAGTTTCACGCACAAAACTACGACTCGTCTCCTTGTATTGTTCGCCGTTTCGCCTGCAAAGACGTGAGCGCTCCCCGTCTTCCTCCTGCGCCGCTCGCCGTCCCGTCCGTATCCCCCCTTCACACGCCATTGCGCGTGCTCGCTCTTTGGGACGTTTTCCTACTGGAAAGCCGCGGTCGGAGCGTTAATCACGATCGTGACTGCAACCATCCTGCGCAGTGTGGCTGCGCAAAACTTGTGCAGCACAtttgatgatagatagatagatgatagatagatagatagatagatagatagatagatagatagatagatagatagatagatagatagatagatagatagatagatagatagatagatagatagatagatagataagcagGGGCTATAGCAGTGAAATATTTGTTaccatcaatattaacctcataagaatgaccctgggttttcctacagttttttattacagttttcctTTGGATATGAAATTAAGGTGAACTGTAGGTATTTGTGCAAATTATACAGGAAAGAacatgcaaaagtataaatggtacatgaaaaagcttaacaactgttttaaactgtttaacaaatgtatttatttttttctgactttTGCTCAAGGTGTCtagattttcttgaaaagtcagttcatgtaaatgtccttgtaaataTTCCCTCctcggatcttcccacttcgtccaggcctgcctctggatagtgttgtcttcaattggaggccactctgtgcagctgggaacGGTTTCTAATCAACGCCTTGGgaggttccatgaaattccaaaATAGGAACGGGAGCttcgaggatggatttggactgtagttaatgtcaacaatctgctacattgactcaggactacagtttgcttctgattaccatcactgcaccccgcaacatcgtttatctgcaataaatgtacattcaatgaaacccagatgaggatgggttccctcttgtgtctggttcctctcaaggtttcttccttatgccatttcgggaagtttttccttaccacagttgccactggcttgctcatcagtgacaaccttttttttttttttccatttatgaagaacatcttatttattttttatcgcCACAttgtctgtgtaaagctgttttgagacaatgtttattgttaaaagcgctattcaaataaaaatgaattgaattgaattaaatatatcTGCAAACCAAaacaatttcttctcctctgtcagacattgtgaaaaaacagctattaaatccacacgcATGTAtctgagcttgtgcagtttgctacagatgctgtttgtgaactctgactagtgcactctctgaccatccaatcaaagaaagtgaaaatgctgatgtggtCGGACACCTCGAAGTGGCCAAATTGCAATTAAGTTAAAATAAGTTCACCCTAGAGAAATGCTATAAAACAGAGAGAATATACTATTTGAAATAATTTGGATGaacaaaaatatgttaaaatttAAATCAGTGAATTTGATAGAGTTGCTGGCCAAGAACACTACAAAGCTGATTGTttaaattacaaaacatttttatctgttgtaaatgtacctcaaattaatactttttatgattttaaaactcttatcaacatgggcatggacacgtgcaaatgtatgtttattactagtgaaaccatactcaacatagagcatgaagacaaaatatcactgtaaatgttttaaattatgtgaatcatcaggacaccaaacagaacttttgctatattTTCACACgaacggttttaattgccggatatCTGTATCATGGCAGTTTTtggatcagtaaaacaaatgttcagtgattttaaaaaaaataatttcagtggagtttatttttttatatccgaGTAAATAAAGGACATCATGAGATAACGTGTCTTGTGTTGAAAGTTTTCATTTCGgctctcatttatttatttatttatttattttattattttttttttattatttttttttttttattattttattttttttagtaaaaatggtcaaacagaaatgctcaCTGCATTAATAGcccgttaataaaatttgtgcagttaaaattattttgcgttaattctttattaaataaatttaatacatttatttagacaACCTGTAAActggttttggtttttttccatagaatatatttaaatgtaaaaatgtcatGCAACAGTTGTGTAGTTCTATGTcttgtgttactttttgtttatttatgttatcTTATTTACGGGAATGGCAAATTTACACACATCATCCACTCaggtagaagtacagatacacatgttttgaaagactctggtaaaagtagAAGTACCGaccactttttcactcaagttaaagtaaagaggtttgggctctgacttgtacttaagtataaTGTAGCCATTAATACTACCTGttcagtgtcacactggtaactggacctcacattatattaatataataatacaaaggaATTTccaattttgttatctaatgaatgtatccagactgattAACCACCACATAGAACACaagaagagaaaagatgatgatgatgatcaggtgatcaggaacgtctctgttctcagtcaagtcaagtcaagtcaagtttatttgtatagcgctttacatctttacatcgttgactccctctgtctcatccatatTAACCCCATACTCCTTCTTGTGTTCTGCCTTGCTCGTTGTTATCTTCATAGGCTATCCTACATCTGTGGAGCGCAATAGCTAGAAAATGATAAACAAGTGGCAGGTTGAAcaagccacgcaatgacaagaaataggttacTGGGTTGTAAACAGcacgcagtgagaagaaaaaatattgatcgtcaccaaatagattaaatagTGAAGTTCTGATACAAGAAAAATTGTAGTATTTGTACTTAATTCCCATATGTGCTTATGTAGTACCTTGGTTCATGGAAATGTTGGTTTGTggtttgtttcactgtgtactctACCATATATGGTTGGATTGACAATATCAAAATTGTTATGTAATTATCCATAAAATGTCTTTTGAATTATATCAGAGTGCAAAATATAACCACATTGGGTGTAACGATCTTGGTTTTAATAGTTCCTCCATTTATGGCATGGCACAAAAAATGCCTAACTCTGAACAAATATGAATATTGAATGTTTCATTAAACGAACAGCATAGGAGAACAAAAAACTCTTGGACACAAGATTTGAGCTCAGAACTGGGGTGACAGGCTTATTTTAAGAGTGCCAGCTGCTATCCATGTGGTCACACCCCAACACATAAGTCACATAGCAACAAAGGGGGTGTACTTATCACTCGACCCAGTTTTTAATCTGAGCACAACATTGTGTGCAACTGCATATGCGTGCACACAGATAAGACGTAAAATGATATAGACCATAATTAGTCGATGCCACATTAGTTTTAGTAATTCATTCCAGtttattttgtgcataaaaaGGCATCCTTGCAGTAAGAATATAAGAAAACATCTAATCTGCGACATaattgataaaatatatatctcaATTCTACAAAGGTGTTTATAGAAATAGTAGAtaaccagaaaaaaacaatgccaTTTTCAATTCATTAAAATGACTTAAATCGCtgatcatatttatttcatttattgttCTATAGTGGAGTTTTTCCCAAGTCAAACTACAGGTCATTTAGTTAATCACTTTTCAAAAACAATACATTCAGAAGTGCCAGAGTACAAGGAAGTAACCGCTTGTTCCTTTGCCACCTGATCCTCAAGTACTCAAAAATGAAACAAGTCCTTCTTCGCTATCACATGACCTTTGTCCCATTCACAAGCAGAGTGTGCATTACtccatttcttttcttcccACTGCCAGTGGCTTTTATGCAACACTCAAGTTTCCCTACTGCAAAGTGCGTCTCAGTGCCATCATCTGTAAACTCCCCCTGTgcataaatacaaacagaaatacacacatttttggcAAGGTCAGAGTTGCTAATGCATTAGATAAAAAGCACAGCCCCTATAAATATCCTTTCAAATGGATGCTTACTTGAATGTATCTCATTCTAAATGTCTGCAGCAGCATATTCTTAAACGTGGCaagttttaattatattgaCGCATGAGCTCTTTTCATACAATGAGTCACCCAAAGCATGATTTATGATTCAGAGAAGTTCAAAACGTAACTTACCGTGGTTTCCACCTTTTGACCATTGCACCATACATCCATGGTGTCTTTCTCTAAAAAGTTAGAGAAACCAGAGAACTTCAAACAACACACATTAGAAAATGGAGCACATGAGGACATTCAGGAGTATTGCAACATCTGGCAAAGGAGGATGCCTGTGACTGTAATCCTGTAATTACACATGCTACAGACATCTAGAACTCTTTGCATGCTTGTCTGAAaaagactgcagaaaactgcaCATGCAGGTTTAAATAAGATTCCCTTGAAGACAATGAGCTTCTTAAAGATAATGAGTCACACAGACAATCTTTCTTACCGAGAACAATTCTACAGTCAGCACCATCAAGTTTCAGCAGCCAAGTCTTGGATATTTTGGCCCAGTTGTCTTGAAAAGTCTGGAGGCTCTTTCCATTGATTTCCAGAGTGTACTCATAAGTAAAGCCGGTAAGTGCTTCGATATTTATAGTAGCTTTTGCTCCTGTATGTCCAACAGGAAATGTTTCCTTACCCACCAGTTTGAACATCCAGTCCCGCCTGAGGATCTccttcaaaaacaaaaccattGTTGAATATACAGCATGATGACACTAAGAATAATCTGCATTATTTTGCATCAGCACCAAACCAAAACATAGGATAATAAACTTTTCAGCTCACTTTTCCATTGATATAAATTACCCGCTTCCCTGTAGTGGTTCCATGCTCAAATTCAATCTGGTAAATCCCGTCACTGAGAGGTACCTCCCACATACCCACCATGTCAGCCATTTGAGTCTACTGACCTTACTGCAGGTTATGTATTTTCCCTTTATTCCACCCTAACACACAGTCCAAAACCAAACCGGAACATATTAACAATCTTCATAGTTCTAAACTGCTGATGAATTTCCTGAAGCCATTTTATTCCTGACCAGTGCTCACTCAGCAACACATGCATTAGTGTTAAGAGGATTAAATTACcaggccctgtgtgtgtgtgtgtgtgtgtgtgtgtgtgtgtgtgtgtgtgtgtgtgtgtg
It encodes:
- the faimb gene encoding fas apoptotic inhibitory molecule b isoform X2: MADMVGMWEVPLSDGIYQIEFEHGTTTGKRVIYINGKEILRRDWMFKLVGKETFPVGHTGAKATINIEALTGFTYEYTLEINGKSLQTFQDNWAKISKTWLLKLDGADCRIVLGLQSQASSFARCCNTPECPHVLHFLMCVV
- the faimb gene encoding fas apoptotic inhibitory molecule b isoform X1, yielding MADMVGMWEVPLSDGIYQIEFEHGTTTGKRVIYINGKEILRRDWMFKLVGKETFPVGHTGAKATINIEALTGFTYEYTLEINGKSLQTFQDNWAKISKTWLLKLDGADCRIVLEKDTMDVWCNGQKVETTGEFTDDGTETHFAVGKLECCIKATGSGKKRNGVMHTLLVNGTKVM